The following are from one region of the Rhodothermus sp. genome:
- the hemB gene encoding porphobilinogen synthase, with amino-acid sequence MKMAVQSSAPRHAALALTERPRRLRRTEGIRRMVRETRLSVDQLVAPLFVVDGKGVRQEVPSMPGQYRLSIDELVREARTLHALGIPAIALFPALDTSLKTPDGREALNPKGLYPQAIRAVKDAVPELLVITDVALDPYSSDGHDGIVRDGRILNDETVAILAHMAVVQAEAGADIVAPSDMMDGRVGAIRRALDDAGFTEVAILAYTAKYASAFYGPFRDALDSAPRHRPGIPPDKKTYQMDPANAREALRELRLDLEEGADMVMVKPALPYLDVIYRVRQVADVPVAAYHVSGEYAMLKAAAQNGWLDEKATVLETLTAICRAGADVILTYFARQVAQWLQA; translated from the coding sequence CCGCGTCGACTGCGCCGTACCGAAGGCATCCGACGCATGGTACGCGAAACACGGCTGTCGGTGGATCAACTGGTAGCTCCTCTATTCGTGGTCGACGGGAAAGGCGTGCGGCAGGAAGTACCGTCGATGCCCGGTCAGTACCGGCTCAGTATTGACGAGCTGGTTCGGGAAGCGCGAACGCTCCATGCACTGGGTATTCCAGCCATTGCTCTATTTCCTGCACTGGATACGTCGCTGAAGACACCCGACGGCCGCGAGGCCCTGAACCCAAAGGGACTTTATCCGCAGGCTATTCGCGCCGTTAAAGATGCTGTACCCGAGCTGCTGGTTATCACCGACGTGGCACTGGACCCTTACTCATCGGACGGCCATGACGGGATCGTGCGTGACGGCCGCATTCTCAATGATGAGACCGTAGCCATTCTGGCCCACATGGCCGTGGTGCAGGCCGAAGCCGGCGCCGATATAGTGGCCCCCTCCGACATGATGGACGGCCGTGTCGGTGCTATTCGTCGCGCGCTGGACGACGCCGGCTTTACAGAAGTGGCCATCCTGGCCTACACAGCCAAGTACGCTTCAGCTTTCTATGGCCCTTTCCGCGATGCGCTCGACTCAGCGCCACGCCATCGCCCCGGCATACCGCCAGACAAAAAGACCTATCAGATGGACCCGGCTAACGCCCGCGAGGCGCTGCGAGAGCTGCGGCTGGACCTTGAAGAAGGAGCTGATATGGTGATGGTCAAACCGGCCCTTCCCTATCTGGATGTGATCTACCGGGTACGTCAGGTTGCAGACGTTCCTGTGGCGGCCTATCACGTCAGCGGCGAATATGCCATGCTCAAAGCCGCTGCCCAGAACGGATGGCTTGACGAAAAAGCCACTGTGCTGGAGACCCTCACGGCTATCTGTCGTGCCGGCGCCGATGTAATCCTCACCTACTTTGCCCGCCAGGTGGCGCAATGGTTACAGGCATAA